In a single window of the Phycisphaerales bacterium genome:
- a CDS encoding VOC family protein: MSQTQTTSFVFDHCAHQVPDIAAAVAWYQRHLPGVRVLYQDDSWAFLETGGAKLALILAGKHPDHIGFRVSDVELERLATEHGRSIRTHRDKTRSFYLEAPGGRWVEFISYPPDSIYG, translated from the coding sequence ATGAGCCAAACACAGACCACTTCGTTCGTATTCGATCACTGCGCCCATCAGGTGCCAGACATCGCCGCCGCCGTGGCTTGGTACCAGCGGCACCTGCCGGGTGTGCGCGTGCTGTACCAGGACGATTCATGGGCTTTTCTCGAAACCGGGGGTGCCAAGCTGGCCTTGATTCTGGCAGGCAAGCACCCCGATCACATCGGTTTCCGCGTGAGTGACGTCGAGCTCGAACGCCTCGCCACGGAACACGGCCGGTCCATCCGCACTCACCGCGACAAAACGCGCAGCTTCTACCTCGAAGCGCCCGGCGGGCGCTGGGTCGAGTTTATCAGTTATCCGCCGGATTCCATCTACGGCTGA
- a CDS encoding Rrf2 family transcriptional regulator has translation MISQTTEYALRAVVWLAANPEKPLTAQQIADATRVPAGYLAKVLQGLSRAGLLHSQRGLGGGFTLAKSPTALTMWEVVQAVDPLRRIDGCPLGFEAHGEELCPLHKQLDETIAMIERSFTACKISKLIDPTSASSPLCAYVPPKAVGATAKAGRRAKRP, from the coding sequence GTGATCAGTCAGACAACTGAGTACGCGCTGCGGGCTGTCGTGTGGTTGGCCGCGAACCCCGAAAAGCCGTTGACGGCCCAGCAGATAGCGGATGCAACCCGTGTTCCAGCCGGCTACCTGGCGAAGGTGCTCCAGGGCCTCAGCCGTGCCGGGTTGCTGCATTCACAGCGCGGACTGGGAGGCGGGTTTACGCTGGCGAAGTCGCCGACCGCCCTCACGATGTGGGAGGTGGTGCAGGCCGTGGACCCACTCCGTCGGATCGACGGTTGCCCCCTGGGCTTCGAAGCCCACGGCGAAGAACTATGCCCGCTGCACAAGCAGCTTGACGAAACCATCGCAATGATTGAGAGGTCATTCACGGCCTGCAAGATCAGCAAATTGATCGATCCGACCAGCGCTTCGTCTCCGCTTTGTGCCTATGTGCCGCCGAAAGCGGTCGGCGCTACCGCGAAGGCCGGGCGTCGCGCCAAGCGCCCCTGA
- a CDS encoding UDP-N-acetylglucosamine--N-acetylmuramyl-(pentapeptide) pyrophosphoryl-undecaprenol N-acetylglucosamine transferase → MQALRFVLAGGGTGGHLYPGIAVAHALRQRFPSAAVTFLTTTRPLDHQLLAPTTFAQVTQTVRPLSLHPLRLPGFLWHWRRSVARATRLFRAERPNAVLGLGGYAAGPPVVAARRLGIPTAILNPDAIPGRANRHLARYADLVIVQWDHSREHFPPGTKVAVLGCPIRAAFAGASGGHALFGLETGRPVLLVTGASQGARTVNEALVRVWPAFHKAHPEWQLLHLTGPSDEVAVRKAYAVAGVPATVLGFTAEMAAALAAADLVVARAGASTLAELTALGKPAILLPYPYHRDRHQHANGQVLVDQGAAVMLEDRLRPELNAAPLRTALDRLADETVRRAMAAAAAALGRPAAALEVAERLAALGGN, encoded by the coding sequence ATGCAGGCACTGCGATTCGTGCTGGCCGGCGGTGGCACGGGTGGACATCTCTACCCGGGCATCGCGGTGGCCCATGCTCTCCGGCAGCGCTTTCCCAGCGCGGCCGTTACGTTTCTTACAACCACGCGCCCGCTCGATCACCAACTGCTGGCCCCCACGACCTTCGCACAAGTCACGCAGACCGTGCGCCCGCTGTCGCTGCATCCCCTGCGGCTACCTGGATTCCTATGGCATTGGCGCCGCAGCGTTGCCCGTGCTACCCGGCTGTTCCGGGCCGAGCGCCCCAACGCTGTGCTCGGACTCGGTGGCTACGCCGCTGGTCCGCCCGTAGTCGCCGCCCGTCGCCTCGGTATCCCGACCGCCATCCTCAACCCCGACGCCATCCCCGGACGCGCCAACCGCCACCTCGCCCGCTACGCCGATCTCGTGATCGTCCAGTGGGATCACTCGCGGGAGCATTTTCCACCGGGTACCAAGGTCGCGGTCCTCGGGTGCCCGATTCGCGCGGCGTTCGCGGGCGCCAGCGGCGGGCATGCGCTCTTTGGGTTGGAGACCGGCCGTCCGGTGCTGCTCGTGACAGGTGCTTCACAGGGAGCCCGAACGGTCAATGAAGCGCTGGTACGGGTCTGGCCGGCCTTCCACAAGGCCCACCCGGAGTGGCAGCTACTCCACTTGACCGGCCCTTCGGACGAGGTTGCTGTGCGGAAGGCCTACGCGGTGGCGGGGGTGCCGGCGACCGTACTCGGATTCACCGCGGAAATGGCGGCAGCACTCGCAGCGGCCGATCTGGTGGTCGCCCGGGCCGGTGCTTCGACGCTGGCGGAGTTGACCGCGCTGGGAAAACCAGCGATTCTGCTGCCCTATCCATACCATCGTGACCGCCACCAGCACGCCAATGGCCAAGTGCTGGTCGACCAGGGGGCGGCGGTGATGCTGGAGGACCGACTGCGGCCGGAACTGAATGCGGCCCCGCTGCGGACAGCGTTGGATCGCCTCGCGGATGAAACCGTGCGGCGAGCGATGGCAGCAGCAGCGGCGGCACTGGGGCGACCGGCAGCGGCGCTGGAAGTTGCTGAGCGGTTGGCGGCCCTCGGGGGGAATTGA
- a CDS encoding decaprenyl-phosphate phosphoribosyltransferase, with amino-acid sequence MPYLRLMRPEQWSKNVFLFAGLVFGQRLTDSAAVVTALLGFGCFCLVSSAVYIFNDIRDRQEDRLHPRKRTRPVAAGQVTPASAGLLAALLLGVGLLGAWQLDWPFFLTTSAYLVVQAFYTYGLKQVALLDVILIGIGFVLRAIAGAVVVNVEISPWLVICTFTLCLFMGFSKRRCELAALAEQADDAVRHRRTLGVYTPELLNHMTTVTAGIAVVSFLLYATDDKTVVKFQTEYLAYTLPLVVYAVFRFALLVEHGRVDGPTAVLVRDRPFQAAIALWSLAVVLIIYRGAWLEGVLKGNASGAG; translated from the coding sequence ATGCCCTACCTGCGCCTGATGCGACCGGAGCAGTGGAGCAAGAACGTCTTCCTGTTCGCCGGCCTCGTCTTCGGCCAACGGCTGACCGACAGCGCCGCCGTGGTGACTGCGCTGCTCGGGTTCGGCTGTTTCTGCCTCGTCAGCAGTGCGGTCTACATCTTCAACGATATCCGCGACCGCCAGGAGGACCGCCTGCACCCGCGCAAGCGGACGCGGCCGGTCGCCGCCGGACAGGTGACTCCCGCGAGTGCGGGTCTCCTTGCGGCCCTGCTGCTGGGCGTTGGCCTGCTGGGGGCGTGGCAGCTCGACTGGCCATTTTTCCTCACGACCAGCGCGTATCTCGTGGTCCAGGCGTTCTATACATACGGCTTGAAGCAGGTGGCGCTGCTGGATGTAATTTTGATCGGGATCGGCTTCGTACTGCGGGCCATTGCCGGGGCCGTGGTGGTGAACGTCGAGATCTCACCGTGGTTGGTAATTTGCACGTTCACGCTGTGCCTCTTCATGGGATTCAGCAAGCGGCGCTGTGAGTTGGCAGCGCTCGCCGAGCAGGCCGATGATGCCGTCCGGCACCGCCGCACGCTCGGGGTTTACACGCCTGAATTGCTCAACCACATGACGACGGTGACGGCCGGCATCGCCGTGGTGAGCTTCCTGCTCTACGCCACCGACGACAAAACAGTGGTCAAGTTCCAGACGGAATACCTCGCCTACACGCTGCCGCTGGTGGTGTATGCGGTGTTTCGCTTCGCATTGCTGGTGGAGCATGGCCGGGTGGACGGGCCGACGGCGGTGCTGGTGCGGGATCGCCCGTTCCAGGCGGCCATCGCACTCTGGTCACTCGCGGTGGTGCTGATCATTTATCGCGGAGCGTGGCTGGAGGGAGTGCTGAAGGGCAACGCGTCCGGTGCGGGCTGA
- a CDS encoding AMP-binding protein: MHPLLAPLEYHATHRPHHPAAWDQNLMLDYAQFHAVAQGLAKQVVEQTDRPHVGILAPTSTAGAAAIFACWYAGRIPVPLNFMLAPTELTRVIADAELDLVLAVDLFSEQARAAGLRVLPLDARTLVPGRLTPPRADERDTAVLLYTSGTSGEPKGVMLSCGNIIRNAAACVEAIDLQPDEVFLGLLPQFHAFGLTTTTFVPLYLGATVHYLPRFSGVTVLNLIAERHVTVFITIASMFGALAAMKNVAPETLASLRLPVSGGEPLPQPVAEVWEQHYGRRIYEGYGMTEASPVISLNTPAAYRPRSVGRPLPGVSVTAVDLEGQPVPAGSDGELVIRGHGILQGYRGKPEQTAAVLRDGALYTGDIGRVDADGFIYITGRKKEMLIVGGENVFPPEIESVLLRHPAVQEAAVIGVPDGLRGEAPVAFVILRPEATEAPAARDGRCDEAALRAFCKEHLASYKVPRQVRIVADLPRGPTGKILKRALSNTLPA; the protein is encoded by the coding sequence ATGCATCCCCTGCTCGCACCACTCGAGTACCACGCAACCCACCGCCCGCACCACCCCGCTGCGTGGGACCAGAATCTCATGCTGGACTACGCCCAGTTCCACGCCGTCGCCCAGGGTCTCGCCAAGCAGGTCGTCGAGCAAACTGACCGTCCCCACGTCGGAATTCTCGCCCCCACCTCGACCGCCGGCGCCGCTGCCATTTTCGCCTGCTGGTATGCCGGCCGAATCCCCGTCCCACTCAATTTCATGCTTGCGCCCACCGAACTCACCCGCGTGATCGCCGATGCGGAACTCGACCTCGTACTCGCCGTCGACCTCTTCTCCGAACAAGCCCGGGCCGCCGGGCTCCGTGTACTGCCACTCGATGCCCGCACACTCGTTCCCGGCCGGCTCACTCCACCCCGTGCCGACGAGCGCGACACCGCCGTCCTGCTCTACACCTCCGGCACCTCCGGTGAGCCCAAGGGCGTCATGCTGAGCTGCGGCAACATCATCCGCAACGCAGCGGCCTGCGTCGAAGCCATCGACCTTCAGCCCGACGAGGTTTTCCTCGGCCTGCTGCCCCAGTTCCACGCCTTCGGTCTCACCACGACTACCTTCGTCCCTCTCTACCTCGGCGCGACCGTCCACTATCTCCCACGCTTCAGCGGCGTCACCGTGCTCAATCTCATCGCCGAACGGCACGTCACCGTCTTCATCACCATCGCCAGCATGTTCGGTGCTCTCGCTGCCATGAAGAACGTCGCACCGGAAACCCTCGCGTCCCTCCGCCTCCCCGTCAGCGGTGGCGAACCCCTCCCACAACCCGTCGCAGAAGTCTGGGAACAGCACTACGGCCGCCGCATCTACGAGGGATATGGCATGACCGAGGCCTCCCCGGTGATCTCTCTCAACACACCTGCCGCCTATCGCCCGCGCAGCGTGGGACGACCGCTTCCCGGCGTCTCCGTCACCGCGGTGGATCTCGAGGGGCAGCCGGTGCCCGCGGGCAGCGATGGCGAACTCGTCATCCGCGGGCACGGCATTCTTCAAGGTTATCGCGGCAAGCCGGAGCAGACGGCGGCCGTGCTGCGTGACGGCGCCCTGTACACCGGCGACATCGGGCGCGTCGACGCTGACGGATTTATCTACATCACTGGCCGAAAGAAAGAGATGCTGATCGTCGGTGGCGAGAACGTGTTCCCACCGGAGATTGAAAGCGTGCTCTTGCGGCATCCGGCCGTGCAGGAAGCCGCCGTGATCGGTGTGCCGGACGGACTGCGGGGAGAGGCGCCGGTGGCGTTCGTAATTCTGCGGCCGGAGGCCACGGAGGCACCCGCGGCGCGCGACGGCCGCTGCGACGAGGCCGCGCTGCGGGCGTTCTGCAAAGAGCACCTCGCCAGCTACAAGGTGCCGCGGCAGGTGCGGATCGTTGCGGACCTGCCACGCGGGCCGACCGGGAAGATCCTCAAACGCGCCCTGTCCAATACACTCCCGGCCTGA
- a CDS encoding NADP-dependent isocitrate dehydrogenase, with amino-acid sequence MAQSKKFTVTLIPGDGIGPEVCGATVRLLEAAGAPLIWETCAAGAEVFKRGLSSGVPQETLDSIARNRVALKGPLETPVGFGEKSANVTLRKLFELYGNVRPCRELPGVQAVFAGRQIDLVVVRENVEDLYAGIEHMQTPGVAQCLKLISRKGCEKIVRLAFELARAEGRKQVHCATKSNIMKKTEGLLKRTFEELAPEYADIRTDHIIIDNLAHQLVRWPEQFDVIVTTNMNGDIISDLTSGLTGGLGLAPSANIGNEVAIFEAVHGSAPTLAGKDLANPIAIMLSALAMLRHLGEFLIAETVEHAIMITLAVGRNLTVDLVGDHAAATCTQFTNTVIANLGRRSEHWHVHHYRPIQLPRIDPRPDLVRAQIRRVVGADLFVESSLDSHALGASLDAIVAQMPLRLKMISNRGTKVYPGPRQITDCVDHWRCRFMMREEVRDLSDHDLAVLVEAVGAKHHWMHLEKLSIFDGEVGFTKAQGED; translated from the coding sequence ATGGCGCAGTCGAAGAAGTTCACCGTCACGCTCATTCCCGGCGATGGGATCGGTCCCGAGGTCTGCGGTGCAACTGTCCGGCTGCTGGAAGCGGCCGGGGCCCCGCTGATCTGGGAGACCTGTGCGGCCGGGGCGGAAGTCTTCAAGCGCGGGCTTTCGAGCGGGGTACCGCAGGAAACCCTCGACTCGATCGCACGGAACCGGGTGGCGCTGAAGGGACCACTCGAAACGCCGGTGGGATTCGGTGAGAAGAGTGCCAACGTCACCCTGCGGAAATTGTTCGAGCTTTATGGCAACGTACGACCGTGTCGGGAACTGCCGGGCGTGCAGGCGGTATTTGCGGGGCGGCAGATCGACCTGGTAGTTGTGCGCGAGAACGTGGAGGATCTATACGCCGGGATCGAGCACATGCAGACGCCGGGGGTGGCGCAGTGCCTGAAGCTGATCTCGCGAAAGGGCTGTGAAAAGATTGTGCGCCTGGCGTTCGAATTGGCCCGGGCTGAGGGACGGAAGCAGGTTCATTGCGCAACGAAGTCAAACATCATGAAGAAGACAGAGGGGCTGCTCAAGCGCACCTTCGAGGAGCTGGCGCCGGAGTACGCCGACATCCGGACCGACCATATCATCATCGACAATTTGGCGCATCAGTTGGTGCGCTGGCCGGAACAGTTCGATGTCATCGTCACGACGAACATGAACGGCGACATCATCAGCGACCTGACATCGGGCTTGACGGGCGGTCTCGGCTTGGCGCCTTCTGCGAACATCGGCAACGAAGTGGCGATATTCGAAGCGGTGCACGGCTCGGCACCGACATTGGCGGGTAAGGATCTGGCGAACCCGATTGCGATCATGCTTTCGGCGCTGGCAATGTTGCGACACCTGGGTGAATTCCTGATCGCGGAGACAGTCGAGCATGCGATCATGATCACGCTCGCAGTAGGCCGCAACCTCACCGTCGACCTGGTGGGCGACCATGCCGCCGCGACCTGCACGCAGTTCACCAACACGGTGATTGCGAACCTCGGGCGCCGCTCGGAACACTGGCACGTGCACCACTACCGGCCGATTCAGTTGCCGCGCATCGATCCGCGCCCGGACCTGGTGCGGGCGCAGATTCGGCGCGTGGTGGGAGCGGACCTGTTTGTCGAATCGAGTCTGGACTCGCACGCGCTGGGTGCGAGTCTGGACGCGATCGTGGCGCAGATGCCGCTGCGGCTGAAGATGATCTCGAACCGCGGGACCAAGGTGTATCCGGGGCCGCGACAGATCACGGACTGCGTGGATCACTGGCGATGCCGATTCATGATGCGCGAAGAGGTTCGCGATCTGAGCGATCATGACCTGGCTGTGCTGGTCGAGGCGGTGGGTGCGAAGCACCACTGGATGCACCTGGAGAAATTGTCGATCTTCGACGGCGAGGTGGGGTTTACCAAGGCACAGGGCGAGGACTGA
- a CDS encoding NADP-dependent glyceraldehyde-3-phosphate dehydrogenase yields MDDVPAAVRVGFYDAGAQYLIAGEVRHWDGPLQEITSPVCFTGDGTPRPQPLGHYPLMTGVEAEAALAAARRAYDHGQGAWPAMSVAERIRHVEAFIPRMTAVRDEVVRLLMWEIGKTLPDARKEFDRTVEYIRATIQALKELDRTSSRFAVEQGFVAQIRRSPLGVVLCMGPYNYPLNETFTTLIPALIMGNTVIFKPPKYGVLLHAPLLRAFADSFPPGVVNTVYGDGATVVGPLLTSGALDVLAFIGSARVASLLKHQHPRPNRLRCVLGLEAKNPAILLADADLELAARECATGALSYNGQRCTALKILFVHRAIEAAFCERFAAAVEQLRVGMPWEDGVTITPLPEEGKGAWLGELVAEARNAGAHVLNRGGGTIDGTLYYPAVLAPTRPDLRICQVEQFGPVVPIVPFDDEAEVLRWVIDSPVGQQAALFGRNARQIGQWVDGLVNQVCRVNLNSQCQRGPDVFPFTGRKDSAEGTLSVSDALRVFSIRSLVAAKDDEANEELISEIVRGRYSKFLSTDFVF; encoded by the coding sequence ATGGATGACGTGCCCGCCGCGGTGCGGGTCGGCTTCTACGATGCCGGTGCGCAGTATCTCATTGCCGGCGAGGTGCGCCACTGGGACGGCCCGCTGCAAGAGATTACATCACCTGTGTGCTTCACCGGAGATGGGACACCCCGACCACAACCGCTCGGGCACTACCCGCTGATGACCGGCGTCGAGGCCGAGGCGGCGCTCGCGGCCGCGCGCCGTGCCTACGACCACGGGCAAGGGGCGTGGCCGGCAATGTCGGTCGCCGAGCGGATACGGCATGTCGAGGCGTTTATCCCGCGGATGACGGCGGTCCGCGACGAAGTCGTACGGCTGCTGATGTGGGAAATCGGCAAGACCCTCCCGGATGCGCGCAAGGAATTTGACCGCACGGTGGAGTACATCCGCGCCACGATCCAGGCGCTGAAAGAGCTCGACCGGACCAGTTCGCGATTTGCCGTCGAACAGGGGTTTGTCGCGCAGATCCGCCGCAGCCCGCTCGGCGTCGTGCTGTGCATGGGGCCCTACAACTACCCCCTGAACGAGACCTTTACGACGCTGATCCCGGCACTGATCATGGGCAATACCGTCATTTTCAAGCCGCCCAAGTACGGTGTCCTGCTCCATGCGCCGCTGCTGCGGGCCTTCGCGGATTCGTTCCCACCCGGCGTCGTAAACACGGTGTACGGCGACGGGGCGACCGTGGTCGGTCCCCTGCTGACCTCAGGTGCGCTCGACGTGCTCGCCTTTATCGGCTCGGCGCGGGTCGCGTCGTTGCTCAAGCATCAGCATCCGCGGCCGAATCGCTTGCGCTGCGTGCTCGGGCTCGAAGCGAAGAACCCGGCGATTCTCCTGGCCGACGCCGACCTCGAGTTGGCCGCGCGCGAGTGTGCGACCGGCGCACTCTCCTACAACGGCCAGCGCTGTACCGCACTCAAGATCCTCTTCGTGCACCGTGCGATCGAAGCGGCCTTCTGTGAGCGCTTTGCGGCCGCGGTCGAGCAGCTTCGCGTCGGCATGCCCTGGGAGGACGGCGTGACCATCACGCCCCTGCCCGAAGAGGGGAAGGGCGCGTGGCTGGGCGAACTGGTGGCCGAGGCCCGGAACGCCGGGGCGCACGTGCTGAATCGCGGTGGCGGCACAATCGACGGCACGCTGTACTACCCCGCCGTGCTGGCACCCACACGGCCGGATCTGCGCATCTGCCAGGTGGAGCAGTTCGGGCCGGTGGTTCCGATCGTGCCATTCGATGACGAGGCCGAAGTGTTGCGTTGGGTGATTGACAGCCCGGTGGGACAGCAGGCGGCCCTGTTCGGGCGGAATGCGCGACAAATCGGGCAATGGGTGGACGGACTTGTGAACCAGGTGTGCCGGGTCAATCTCAACAGCCAGTGCCAGCGCGGTCCGGACGTGTTCCCGTTTACCGGGCGGAAAGATTCGGCGGAGGGTACGCTGTCGGTCTCAGATGCACTGCGGGTGTTCTCGATCCGCAGTCTCGTGGCGGCGAAGGATGACGAAGCGAACGAGGAACTGATCTCGGAGATCGTGCGCGGGCGGTACTCCAAGTTCCTCAGTACGGACTTCGTGTTCTAA
- a CDS encoding DUF1579 family protein: protein MRNRYGLILIPVALFLGGCGAPDLDEMMRKPERPVEYAQLDRFVGNWESFGEMKFAGVEESAMMAAQSTTRATANGWALVEEFEGQMNDKPVKGISLWWYDKAANRYHMLAIDDYGFHMTMKCRYNEKDNTWACTSEMRDTNTGQTLNGRGTMRWTDENTAEWESRGYAFLGLMKVMEMKGTMRKR, encoded by the coding sequence ATGCGAAACCGGTATGGTCTGATCCTGATCCCCGTGGCGTTGTTCCTCGGCGGCTGCGGCGCCCCGGACCTCGACGAGATGATGCGCAAGCCGGAGCGCCCGGTCGAGTATGCCCAACTCGATCGCTTCGTCGGCAACTGGGAGTCGTTTGGTGAGATGAAGTTCGCCGGTGTCGAGGAATCGGCCATGATGGCCGCCCAATCGACGACCCGTGCCACCGCGAACGGCTGGGCGTTGGTTGAGGAGTTCGAAGGGCAGATGAACGACAAGCCCGTCAAGGGAATTTCGCTGTGGTGGTATGACAAGGCCGCGAACCGCTACCACATGCTCGCCATTGACGACTACGGCTTCCACATGACGATGAAGTGTCGCTACAACGAGAAGGACAACACCTGGGCTTGTACCAGCGAGATGCGCGATACGAATACCGGCCAGACCCTCAACGGCCGTGGCACGATGCGCTGGACGGACGAGAACACGGCCGAATGGGAATCGCGCGGCTATGCCTTCCTCGGCCTGATGAAGGTCATGGAGATGAAAGGCACGATGCGCAAGCGCTAA
- a CDS encoding metallophosphoesterase, which yields MTKCLFVSDLHGCAARYGKLWAAIRAERPVGVFLGGDLLGSAARVAAGAPPDEFVAREIGPALRALRVELGPMYPRIFTILGNDDPALCEPAVVALAAEGLWTYVHGRCATLEAWTVYGYACVPPTPFALKDWERYDVSRYVDPGCVSPEDGVRSVPCALEEVRFGTIANDLEHLCGSADLTRSILLCHAPPHATVLDRAALDGRIIDHVPVDVHVGSIALRRFIEQRQPWITLHGHIHESARLTGHWRVTLLQTHCYSAAHDGPELACVWFDPADRAAAHRELR from the coding sequence TTGACAAAGTGCCTGTTCGTTTCCGACCTGCACGGTTGCGCCGCACGCTATGGGAAGTTGTGGGCGGCGATCCGGGCCGAGCGGCCCGTGGGCGTATTCCTGGGCGGCGATTTACTGGGCAGCGCGGCGCGTGTCGCCGCCGGGGCACCGCCCGATGAGTTCGTGGCGCGGGAAATCGGTCCGGCGTTGCGAGCGCTGCGGGTGGAACTGGGTCCGATGTACCCGCGCATCTTCACGATCCTGGGGAACGATGATCCGGCCCTGTGCGAACCGGCGGTGGTGGCACTCGCGGCGGAAGGCCTGTGGACATACGTGCACGGGCGCTGCGCAACGCTGGAAGCGTGGACGGTCTACGGATACGCGTGTGTGCCGCCGACGCCATTTGCGCTGAAGGACTGGGAACGGTACGACGTATCGCGGTACGTCGATCCCGGCTGTGTATCTCCTGAAGACGGCGTGCGGAGCGTCCCGTGCGCCCTGGAGGAGGTGCGGTTCGGGACCATCGCGAACGATCTGGAGCATCTGTGTGGCTCTGCCGACCTGACGCGTTCAATCCTGTTGTGCCACGCGCCACCACACGCGACGGTGCTGGATCGAGCAGCGCTGGACGGTCGCATAATCGATCACGTGCCGGTGGATGTCCATGTGGGGAGCATCGCGCTACGGCGGTTCATCGAGCAGCGACAGCCGTGGATCACGCTGCACGGACACATCCACGAGTCAGCGCGACTCACGGGCCATTGGCGGGTAACGCTGTTGCAAACACACTGTTACAGTGCGGCCCACGACGGTCCGGAATTGGCGTGCGTGTGGTTTGATCCTGCGGATCGGGCGGCGGCGCACCGGGAACTGAGGTGA
- the rpoN gene encoding RNA polymerase factor sigma-54, with protein MSQVLSQIPRQLLQQQQRLTPQLIQAMDILQLNALALESRLEHEVDSNPALELLSDEAEYDRTESAESAPEALADRDGSLEVGDAAEDFERLDSLVTEYDWLDDDYVGRRSGDALAEAGDQKLEAMSNTAARPAGLHDYLLSQWGLAEHDERTHALGNALIEHIDDHGRLGLPLDELASTLVLEPPVTPAELEQALRLVQKLDPPGIAARSVQECLLLQLAALPGRNDLEERILREHFEDLQKNRVPQIARALGVEVEEIKAAIGVIAQLHLHPGSEMVERLVPSIVPDLIVEYDEEYERYEVRLARSNQRELRISPEFRELLQRAGRDKATREFIKQKIEAANAIIDAVRFRRERLLDVARAVVAAQREFLDQGEQHLRVLRMSDLAERFECDPSTISRTVDEKYMQTPRGVYPLRMFFTGGATTDEGDALGWASIRAKVEEIIRQEDKRNPLNDDEIVERLAAEGVEIKRRTVAKYRSQLDIPPARQRRQF; from the coding sequence GTGTCGCAAGTCCTCTCTCAAATCCCGCGCCAGCTTCTGCAGCAGCAGCAGCGCCTCACGCCGCAACTCATCCAGGCGATGGATATCCTGCAGCTCAACGCGCTGGCACTGGAGTCGCGCCTCGAGCACGAAGTGGATTCCAATCCTGCCCTTGAGCTGCTGTCCGACGAGGCCGAATACGACCGGACCGAGTCGGCCGAGAGCGCCCCGGAGGCACTGGCCGACCGCGATGGTTCGCTCGAGGTCGGGGACGCGGCGGAAGACTTCGAGCGACTCGATTCGCTTGTCACCGAATATGACTGGCTTGACGACGATTATGTCGGTCGGCGCAGCGGCGATGCGCTGGCCGAAGCCGGCGATCAGAAGCTCGAGGCCATGTCCAACACCGCCGCCCGTCCGGCGGGTTTGCACGATTACCTGCTCTCCCAGTGGGGCCTCGCCGAGCACGACGAACGTACGCACGCGCTGGGCAACGCCCTGATCGAGCACATCGACGATCACGGGCGCCTTGGTCTGCCGCTCGACGAACTGGCATCCACGCTCGTCCTCGAGCCGCCCGTCACGCCGGCGGAGCTGGAGCAGGCGTTGCGCCTCGTCCAGAAACTCGATCCGCCGGGGATCGCTGCCCGCTCGGTGCAGGAATGCCTGCTGTTGCAGTTGGCCGCGCTGCCGGGACGGAACGACCTCGAGGAGCGCATCCTGCGCGAGCACTTCGAGGATCTCCAGAAGAACCGTGTGCCGCAGATCGCGCGGGCCCTCGGCGTTGAGGTCGAAGAAATCAAGGCGGCGATCGGTGTCATCGCGCAATTGCATCTGCACCCTGGCAGCGAAATGGTCGAGCGGCTGGTGCCCTCGATCGTGCCGGATCTGATTGTCGAGTACGACGAGGAGTACGAGCGCTACGAAGTCCGCCTCGCCCGCAGCAACCAGCGCGAACTGCGCATTTCACCCGAGTTTCGTGAACTGCTGCAGCGCGCCGGCCGCGACAAGGCCACGCGTGAATTCATCAAGCAGAAAATCGAGGCCGCCAACGCGATCATCGATGCGGTGCGTTTTCGCCGCGAACGCTTGCTCGATGTGGCGCGGGCTGTCGTCGCCGCCCAGCGCGAGTTTCTCGACCAGGGCGAACAGCACTTGCGCGTGCTCCGCATGAGCGACCTCGCCGAGCGTTTCGAGTGCGATCCTTCCACCATCAGCCGAACAGTCGACGAAAAATACATGCAGACGCCGCGCGGGGTGTATCCGCTGCGGATGTTCTTCACCGGGGGCGCCACGACCGACGAGGGCGACGCCCTCGGCTGGGCCAGTATTCGCGCCAAAGTCGAGGAGATCATCCGCCAGGAGGACAAGCGCAACCCGCTCAACGACGATGAAATTGTCGAGCGGCTCGCTGCCGAGGGTGTCGAGATCAAGCGCCGCACCGTCGCCAAGTACCGCAGCCAGCTCGACATCCCCCCCGCCCGCCAGCGCCGCCAGTTCTGA